A window of Blattabacterium cuenoti contains these coding sequences:
- a CDS encoding undecaprenyl-diphosphate phosphatase translates to MNYIQSILLGFIEGLTEFLPISSTGHMIIIADMMGILGQKITNLFLISVQFGAILSIIVFYKKKFLLKKFNFYIKIFIACLPIVLFGLFVNHKNILFYNSPILVSSSMMLGGIIILQVDNYYNNQKILKHQNITYLQSFVIGLIQCFAIIPGISRSATTIITCMLQNIHKIQSIEFSLFLSIPIIIIATCKKLFDYLLQINYLIYPFELHIFPLGLDYEEITCLIIGIIVSFVTGLCAIKWGVEFMKKHSLKFFGYYRIIFGFIFILYFIF, encoded by the coding sequence ATGAATTATATTCAATCCATACTTTTAGGCTTTATTGAAGGGCTAACTGAATTTTTACCAATTTCTTCTACAGGACATATGATTATTATTGCTGATATGATGGGCATTTTAGGACAAAAAATAACTAATTTATTTTTAATTTCTGTTCAATTTGGAGCTATTTTGTCTATTATTGTGTTTTATAAAAAAAAATTTTTATTGAAAAAATTCAATTTTTATATAAAAATTTTTATAGCATGTTTACCTATAGTATTGTTTGGATTGTTTGTGAATCATAAAAATATATTATTTTATAACAGTCCAATATTAGTATCAAGTTCTATGATGTTAGGAGGAATAATTATTTTACAAGTTGACAATTATTATAATAATCAAAAAATATTAAAACATCAAAATATTACTTATTTACAATCTTTTGTAATTGGATTAATCCAATGTTTTGCAATTATTCCAGGTATCTCTAGAAGTGCTACTACTATAATTACTTGTATGTTACAAAATATTCATAAAATACAGTCTATTGAATTTTCTCTATTTTTATCGATTCCTATCATTATCATTGCAACATGCAAAAAATTATTTGATTATTTGTTACAAATCAATTATTTGATTTATCCATTTGAATTACATATTTTTCCTTTAGGTTTGGATTACGAAGAAATAACATGTTTAATAATTGGGATCATAGTATCTTTTGTCACTGGACTTTGTGCCATAAAATGGGGTGTAGAATTTATGAAAAAACATAGTTTAAAATTTTTCGGATATTATAGAATTATTTTTGGTTTTATTTTTATATTGTATTTTATTTTTTAA
- the rlmB gene encoding 23S rRNA (guanosine(2251)-2'-O)-methyltransferase RlmB codes for MNKFHIIYGIHPLIEAIKEKQIIKKLFIKKEMNIKIGDNYKQLLSLSKKMNIPVHFVSKHRFDHDQLKYKNHQGVFAFLSPIKTFHIKNLLPIFYKQQKNPLLLVLDRITDVKNFGSIIRTAACAGVHSIIIPNKSTARINSDSIKTSSGALFKIPICKENNIQTTIRYLIQSGLKIISATEKSDVSWYKIDLSGPTAIILGNEENGISSKYLKLSSYKVKIPLSKHGISSLNVSVVCGILLYEVFRQRQLKIIPIPKANPE; via the coding sequence ATGAACAAATTTCACATTATTTATGGAATTCATCCATTAATAGAAGCTATTAAAGAAAAACAAATTATAAAAAAATTATTTATAAAAAAAGAAATGAATATAAAAATAGGAGATAATTATAAACAATTACTATCCTTGTCAAAAAAAATGAATATTCCTGTACATTTTGTTTCTAAACATCGATTTGATCATGATCAATTAAAATATAAAAACCATCAAGGAGTTTTTGCCTTTTTATCCCCTATAAAAACTTTTCATATAAAAAACTTACTACCAATATTTTATAAACAACAAAAAAATCCACTATTGCTAGTTTTAGATCGCATTACAGACGTAAAAAATTTTGGATCTATTATTCGTACTGCAGCTTGTGCAGGTGTACATTCTATTATTATTCCAAATAAATCTACAGCAAGGATTAATTCAGATTCTATCAAAACTTCTTCAGGGGCGTTATTCAAAATTCCAATATGTAAAGAAAATAACATTCAAACAACTATCAGATATTTAATTCAATCTGGATTAAAAATTATATCTGCAACAGAAAAATCTGATGTTTCTTGGTATAAAATAGACTTATCTGGTCCGACCGCTATCATACTTGGAAATGAAGAAAATGGTATTTCTAGCAAATATTTAAAGTTATCTTCATATAAAGTAAAAATTCCATTATCAAAACATGGTATATCTTCTTTGAATGTTTCCGTAGTTTGTGGAATTTTATTGTATGAAGTTTTTAGACAAAGACAATTAAAAATAATCCCTATTCCAAAAGCAAATCCTGAGTAA
- a CDS encoding inorganic phosphate transporter: MKLFYPLIIVIIFILSIFDLIVGLINDAVNFLNSAIGSKVASRKTIMIFASLGILFGSFLSSGMMEVARKGVFDPSYFYLSDLIFIFLAVMISDIILLDIFNTLGLPTSTTVSMVFCLLGGAFSIAIIKMSSPLCNEPLHHLSNYIKAEQTLTIGIGIFLSILISFTSGSLIHYFIRLLFSFEYKSKLPCIGVIWSAMSLSSMTYFLIFKGIHRVMEEHLTKIDFLIHPFIMCIHHQFYIVLFLLFCTWLLVSKLLVSLGYNILKFVVLYGTFSLAMAFSGNDLVNFIGIPIASIQSYNIWTSAGCPPADKFNMTSLSGKVAVPSLILIFSGVIMILTLWFSKKTKKISSTELNLSRKHEEHDHYNDTCLSNFVSREIVRFFLFVGKTFFNLFSKRFLVKIEKNFKQKIQKDESIAFDLVRASSNLTISSILISIATVHKLPLSTTFVTFMVSMGTSFSDRAWDRETAVYRVSGVLKVIRGWFVTGLIAFTMSGITATILYFFKEWAIIFFLCLITFVVYRSYKTYQKTSYQKVREKTSILKNGNLTLETTLKNYSDILEIMISSIETIYQSSIEGIINNNLKNLRYNRTKFLELQENLKHIQNSLIRVIETSTKPYYGILYMRIYNTIKELVYSSDILTNQTLCHVINSHKPIKIWQKNNLIILQHLIINYFKIIIHEINYKTYKKNNAIKIKIFQHIESQMNQQGIGIINHKYGKKNTLLMLDILIQSKSITENLEKILLLYLNGLSIDVYKKKYATFIV, encoded by the coding sequence ATGAAACTTTTTTATCCATTAATTATAGTGATTATTTTTATTTTATCCATTTTTGATCTTATTGTTGGTTTAATTAATGATGCTGTCAATTTTCTCAATTCTGCTATTGGATCTAAAGTAGCTTCTAGAAAAACTATTATGATCTTTGCTAGTTTGGGAATCTTGTTTGGTTCTTTTTTATCTAGCGGAATGATGGAAGTAGCAAGAAAAGGAGTTTTTGATCCTTCTTATTTTTATTTGTCTGATCTAATTTTTATTTTTTTAGCTGTAATGATTTCAGATATCATATTATTGGATATTTTTAATACTTTAGGATTACCCACATCTACCACAGTATCAATGGTTTTTTGTTTATTAGGAGGTGCATTCAGTATAGCAATAATTAAAATGTCTTCTCCATTATGTAATGAACCGTTACATCATTTAAGTAATTATATTAAAGCAGAACAAACACTTACAATTGGAATAGGAATTTTTTTATCTATTTTAATTTCTTTTACTTCTGGTTCATTAATTCACTATTTTATTCGTTTGTTATTCAGCTTTGAATATAAAAGTAAATTACCATGTATAGGAGTTATATGGTCTGCTATGTCATTGAGTAGTATGACCTATTTTTTGATTTTTAAAGGTATACATAGAGTTATGGAAGAGCATTTAACAAAAATTGATTTTTTGATACATCCTTTTATCATGTGTATACATCATCAATTTTATATTGTTTTATTCTTGTTATTTTGTACATGGTTATTGGTATCAAAGCTCTTGGTTTCTTTAGGATATAACATTTTAAAATTTGTTGTATTATATGGAACCTTTTCTTTAGCAATGGCTTTTTCAGGAAATGATCTAGTAAATTTTATCGGCATACCTATAGCTAGTATTCAGTCTTACAACATATGGACATCAGCTGGTTGCCCACCAGCAGATAAATTCAATATGACAAGTTTATCTGGAAAAGTTGCTGTTCCTTCTTTAATTTTAATTTTTTCAGGAGTTATTATGATATTAACACTTTGGTTTTCTAAAAAAACTAAAAAAATTTCTAGCACAGAACTTAATTTAAGCAGAAAACATGAAGAACATGACCATTACAATGACACTTGTTTGTCAAATTTTGTGTCTAGAGAAATTGTTAGATTTTTTTTATTTGTTGGAAAGACATTTTTCAATTTATTTTCCAAACGTTTTTTAGTGAAAATAGAAAAAAATTTTAAACAAAAAATACAAAAAGATGAAAGTATTGCCTTTGATCTAGTAAGAGCTTCTTCAAATTTAACCATATCAAGTATACTTATTTCTATAGCTACTGTTCATAAACTGCCACTATCTACTACTTTTGTTACTTTCATGGTTTCTATGGGCACCTCGTTTTCAGATAGAGCTTGGGATAGAGAAACTGCAGTATACAGGGTCTCAGGAGTTTTAAAAGTTATAAGAGGGTGGTTTGTAACTGGATTAATCGCATTTACAATGTCTGGTATTACGGCAACTATTTTATATTTTTTCAAAGAATGGGCAATTATATTTTTTTTATGTTTAATAACATTTGTTGTTTATAGAAGTTATAAAACTTATCAAAAAACATCATATCAAAAAGTGAGGGAAAAAACAAGCATTCTTAAAAATGGTAATTTGACTTTAGAAACAACTTTAAAAAATTATTCTGACATTTTAGAAATCATGATTTCTTCTATAGAAACTATTTATCAATCGAGTATAGAAGGAATTATTAATAATAATTTAAAAAATCTTCGATATAATAGAACAAAATTTTTAGAATTACAAGAAAATTTGAAACATATACAAAATTCTTTAATAAGAGTTATTGAAACTTCTACAAAACCCTATTATGGAATACTATACATGCGTATATATAACACAATAAAAGAACTTGTATATTCTTCTGACATTCTAACTAATCAAACCTTATGTCATGTTATTAATAGTCATAAACCTATAAAAATTTGGCAAAAAAATAATTTAATAATATTACAACATTTAATTATAAATTATTTCAAGATTATTATACATGAAATAAATTATAAAACGTATAAAAAAAATAATGCTATAAAAATAAAAATCTTTCAACATATAGAATCACAGATGAATCAGCAAGGAATAGGAATAATTAATCATAAATATGGTAAAAAAAATACATTATTAATGTTAGATATTCTAATACAATCAAAAAGTATAACAGAAAATTTAGAAAAAATTTTATTATTATATTTAAATGGTTTATCGATTGATGTTTACAAAAAAAAGTATGCAACTTTTATAGTTTAG
- a CDS encoding DNA topoisomerase subunit B: MIKRTDYTADSIQSLEGIEHIRMRPSMYIGDIGTRGLHHLVYELIDNSVDESLAGFCNKIWVTIHQNGFITVLDNGRGIPIDIHKKEGKSALEVVMTKIGAGGKFDKNSYKVSGGLHGVGISCVNALSTNLIATVYRHGKIYQQEYFKGNPTGQVKCIGETKMQGTKIHYIADRSIFTTSVTYNYDYISNRLQELAFLNKGLHLFLKDERKVQDNKQQNSKYFFSKNGLKEYLTLLEKDKISLNKNIIIIEEKKDNSIIEIAMQYNNSFKERIFSYVNNINTYEGGTHITGFRRALTRTLKKFLDSTITKEKDQFEWVGEDFREGLTAIISIRVVEPQFEGQTKTKLSNHEIGGIVDKIVGEKLNNFLEENPNDRKRIIEKILLSAKSRQAAKKAREFIQNKIPIQQTCILPGKLADCTFNDPDNSEIYLVEGDSAGGTAKQGRDRNFQAILPLRGKIINVEKSSAYKIFENEEIKNIFISLGVTMITEDNKNILNIQKLRYKKIIIMTDADIDGSHISTLILTLFFRYMKPLIEKGYIYIATPPLYLIRKGKYIKYAWSEQERVNIINNLGGSKRVNINIQRYKGLGEMNAEQLWQTTMNPEKRTLRKVCINNILEANKIFSILMGESVPPRRHFIEHNAKFAKINI; encoded by the coding sequence ATGATCAAAAGGACAGATTATACGGCAGATAGTATACAATCATTAGAAGGTATTGAACATATCAGAATGAGACCTTCTATGTATATAGGAGATATAGGAACTAGAGGATTACATCATTTAGTGTACGAATTAATAGATAATTCTGTCGATGAGTCATTAGCCGGATTTTGCAATAAAATATGGGTTACTATTCATCAAAATGGATTTATTACAGTTTTAGATAATGGACGTGGAATTCCAATTGATATTCACAAAAAAGAAGGTAAATCTGCATTAGAAGTAGTTATGACTAAAATTGGAGCAGGAGGAAAATTTGATAAAAATTCTTACAAAGTATCTGGAGGATTACATGGAGTAGGAATATCTTGTGTAAATGCTTTATCCACCAATTTGATTGCTACCGTATATCGTCATGGTAAAATTTATCAACAAGAGTATTTTAAAGGCAATCCTACTGGTCAAGTAAAATGTATAGGAGAAACTAAGATGCAAGGAACGAAAATACATTATATAGCGGATAGATCAATTTTTACAACTTCAGTAACATATAATTATGATTATATATCTAATCGTTTACAAGAATTAGCTTTCTTAAATAAAGGATTACATTTATTCTTAAAAGATGAACGAAAAGTACAAGATAATAAACAACAAAATAGTAAATATTTTTTTTCTAAAAATGGATTAAAAGAATACTTAACTCTTTTAGAAAAAGATAAAATATCATTAAATAAAAACATTATTATAATTGAAGAAAAAAAAGATAATTCTATTATAGAAATTGCTATGCAATACAACAATTCTTTCAAAGAACGAATTTTTTCTTATGTAAATAATATAAATACTTATGAAGGTGGTACTCATATTACCGGGTTTAGAAGAGCTTTAACAAGAACTTTAAAAAAATTTTTAGATTCTACTATTACAAAAGAAAAAGATCAATTCGAATGGGTTGGAGAGGATTTTAGAGAAGGACTTACCGCAATTATTTCTATAAGAGTTGTAGAACCTCAATTTGAGGGACAAACCAAAACAAAATTAAGTAACCATGAAATTGGAGGAATTGTAGATAAGATTGTTGGAGAAAAGTTAAATAACTTTTTAGAAGAAAATCCGAATGATAGAAAAAGAATTATTGAGAAAATTTTGTTATCTGCTAAATCACGTCAAGCTGCAAAAAAAGCTCGTGAATTTATACAAAATAAGATACCAATACAACAAACTTGCATACTTCCAGGAAAATTAGCAGATTGTACTTTTAATGATCCAGATAACAGTGAAATTTATTTAGTAGAAGGAGATTCTGCTGGTGGTACTGCTAAACAAGGAAGAGATAGAAATTTTCAAGCTATTTTACCTTTGAGAGGAAAGATTATTAATGTTGAAAAATCTTCTGCATATAAAATTTTTGAAAATGAAGAAATTAAAAATATATTTATTTCTTTAGGAGTTACAATGATAACAGAAGACAACAAGAATATTTTAAATATTCAAAAATTGAGATATAAAAAAATCATTATTATGACAGATGCAGATATAGATGGTAGTCATATTTCTACTCTAATTTTGACGTTATTTTTTAGGTATATGAAACCTTTGATCGAAAAAGGATATATTTATATTGCAACACCTCCATTGTATTTAATCAGAAAAGGAAAATATATTAAATATGCTTGGAGTGAACAAGAACGTGTTAACATTATAAATAATTTAGGAGGATCAAAACGTGTTAATATTAATATACAAAGATATAAAGGATTAGGAGAAATGAATGCAGAACAACTTTGGCAAACTACAATGAATCCAGAAAAAAGAACTTTGCGAAAAGTTTGTATAAACAATATATTAGAAGCAAACAAAATTTTCTCTATTCTTATGGGAGAATCAGTTCCGCCAAGAAGACATTTTATAGAACATAATGCAAAATTTGCAAAAATTAACATATAA
- the rpsP gene encoding 30S ribosomal protein S16, with protein MSLKIRLKRIGKKHKPIYHIVVANSRSPRDGKFIEKLGNYNPHKEEHNHAILNINKTISWLVKGAQPTDTVKSIFRKNGVMFKKHLLEGVKRGGLTNEEANKKFNVWLKNKIQYKNKTKNNSIISEKF; from the coding sequence ATGTCATTGAAAATTCGTTTAAAAAGAATTGGTAAAAAACACAAACCAATTTATCATATAGTGGTAGCTAATTCTCGTTCTCCAAGAGATGGAAAGTTTATTGAAAAATTAGGTAATTATAATCCACATAAAGAAGAACATAACCATGCAATATTAAATATTAATAAAACTATATCCTGGTTAGTCAAAGGAGCTCAACCAACAGATACAGTAAAATCAATTTTTAGAAAAAATGGAGTGATGTTTAAAAAACATTTGTTAGAGGGAGTTAAGAGAGGAGGATTAACTAATGAAGAAGCAAATAAAAAATTTAATGTATGGTTAAAAAATAAAATACAATATAAAAATAAAACCAAAAATAATTCTATAATATCCGAAAAATTTTAA
- the pheS gene encoding phenylalanine--tRNA ligase subunit alpha: MDIQQKIEKIKEEIKVFDATSDYELESFRIKFLGKKNGILTFLFKELKKFSIQDKKYFGKIINNLKKQVTEKIQLKKLKQQKNIPHFDPTLPGIYKEIGSMHPISILIHRIIELFSKIGFSVVEGPEIEDDWHNFTALNIPPEHPSREMQDTFFLYNNTDSLLRTHTSSVQIRYMKKHVPPFRIISLGKVYRNETISTHSHFMFHQAEGFYIDKKVTFLDLKQTILYLIHSIFGDITKVRFRPSYFPFTEPSAEVDIYFGKTMGWIEIMGCGMIDPKVLKNVNIDSEIYSGFAFGIGIERLSILIYKINDIRIYFENDMNFLRHFQSEF, from the coding sequence ATGGATATACAACAAAAAATAGAAAAAATAAAAGAAGAAATAAAAGTCTTTGATGCCACAAGTGATTATGAATTAGAATCATTTAGAATTAAATTCTTAGGAAAAAAAAATGGTATTTTAACTTTTTTATTTAAAGAATTAAAAAAATTTTCTATTCAAGACAAAAAGTATTTTGGAAAAATTATTAATAATTTAAAAAAACAGGTAACAGAAAAAATACAATTAAAAAAATTAAAACAACAAAAAAATATACCTCATTTTGATCCAACTTTACCAGGTATATATAAAGAAATTGGATCGATGCATCCTATCTCTATTTTAATACATAGAATTATAGAATTATTTTCTAAAATTGGATTTTCTGTTGTAGAAGGTCCTGAAATAGAAGATGATTGGCATAATTTTACTGCTTTAAATATTCCACCAGAACATCCATCTAGAGAAATGCAAGACACTTTTTTTCTATATAACAATACAGATAGTTTACTGAGAACACATACATCTTCTGTACAAATACGATATATGAAAAAACATGTTCCACCTTTTAGAATAATATCTTTAGGAAAAGTATATAGAAATGAGACAATCTCTACTCATTCTCATTTTATGTTTCACCAAGCGGAAGGATTTTATATCGATAAAAAAGTAACTTTTTTAGATTTAAAACAAACTATTCTATATTTAATACATTCTATTTTTGGTGATATAACTAAAGTCAGATTTCGCCCTTCATATTTTCCATTTACAGAACCAAGTGCAGAAGTGGACATATATTTTGGAAAAACAATGGGTTGGATAGAAATTATGGGTTGTGGTATGATAGATCCAAAAGTATTAAAAAACGTAAATATTGATTCAGAAATTTACTCAGGATTTGCTTTTGGAATAGGGATCGAAAGACTTTCTATATTAATTTATAAAATTAATGATATAAGAATTTATTTTGAGAATGATATGAATTTTTTACGGCACTTTCAATCTGAGTTTTAG
- a CDS encoding CvpA family protein codes for MYNITDIIIVLIFLYSGYYGYHKGFIDQIFKFFILFIILYKGIIVFKLVSKLVSECVIHNHELVNKKQLLFYIFSIYFLMIILIAFSIKKIIEIVFKTIGVTFINNILGSLLGVTKYFIYLSILITFFKEVNKQIHFLPYKYFKNSFEEEFQYIFLIFKNVLIFLLNKMEELYDIFFFAKNHFTN; via the coding sequence ATGTATAATATTACAGACATAATTATTGTATTAATATTTTTATATAGTGGATATTATGGATATCATAAAGGATTCATTGATCAAATATTTAAGTTTTTTATACTATTTATTATCCTATATAAAGGAATTATTGTTTTTAAGTTAGTTTCTAAATTGGTTTCAGAATGTGTTATTCATAATCATGAACTTGTAAATAAAAAACAATTATTATTTTATATTTTTTCTATATATTTTTTGATGATAATCTTGATAGCTTTTTCAATTAAAAAAATCATAGAAATTGTATTCAAAACGATTGGTGTTACTTTTATTAATAACATATTAGGAAGTTTACTAGGAGTTACAAAATATTTTATTTATCTATCTATATTAATTACTTTTTTTAAAGAAGTGAATAAACAAATTCATTTTCTTCCTTATAAATATTTCAAAAATTCTTTTGAAGAAGAATTTCAATATATATTCTTGATATTTAAAAATGTTTTGATCTTTTTGTTAAACAAAATGGAAGAATTGTATGATATATTTTTTTTTGCAAAAAATCATTTTACTAACTAA
- the trmD gene encoding tRNA (guanosine(37)-N1)-methyltransferase TrmD gives MRIDIVSIFPRLFNEFLYNFPVKKAIHKELLEVHVHDLRQYGIGKKKKVDDYPYGGGGGMVLKIEPVYQCFNTLLSERYYDETIFMTPSGKSFTQKYAEQLTKKTNLLILCGRYKGVDQRIIDHLISKEISIGPYILSGGELAAAVIVESITRLLPGVLNYSNSIGGGGCTYTSYPIYTHPSIYNGWPVPQILLSGNHRKIKDWRIINSKNKDNNKDK, from the coding sequence ATGCGTATAGATATTGTTAGTATTTTTCCTAGATTATTTAATGAATTTTTATACAATTTTCCTGTTAAAAAAGCAATTCATAAAGAACTTTTAGAAGTTCATGTTCATGACTTACGTCAATATGGCATAGGAAAAAAAAAAAAAGTGGATGATTATCCATATGGAGGAGGTGGAGGAATGGTATTAAAAATTGAACCTGTATATCAATGTTTTAATACACTTTTATCAGAACGATATTATGATGAAACCATTTTTATGACTCCATCTGGTAAGTCATTTACACAAAAATACGCAGAACAGTTAACTAAAAAAACTAACTTATTAATTCTTTGCGGTCGTTACAAAGGAGTTGATCAAAGAATTATAGATCATTTAATATCTAAAGAAATATCCATAGGGCCTTATATTTTATCTGGTGGAGAATTAGCAGCAGCTGTGATTGTTGAATCTATAACTAGGCTGTTACCTGGAGTATTGAATTATTCAAATTCTATTGGTGGTGGTGGGTGCACCTATACGTCGTATCCTATTTATACTCATCCATCTATTTATAATGGATGGCCAGTACCACAAATACTTTTGTCTGGAAATCATAGAAAAATTAAAGACTGGCGAATAATTAATTCAAAAAATAAAGATAATAATAAAGATAAATAA
- the der gene encoding ribosome biogenesis GTPase Der — protein sequence MSYVVSIVGRPNVGKSTLFNRLVGRKKSVVHANSGVTRDRVYGNLQWNGINFNIIDTGGYPDYHYPDKDSHDKKFLILLQTEIKKQILIAIQESDVVLFVVDITIGILDTDIIISQLLRKSNKSIVLVVNKVDKGNNMYSDTDFFRLGFVSYYCISSINGSGIGELLEKLIEIYLEKYNNKIQENQLNIPNFAIIGRPNVGKSTLINSFLEKYHNIVTPFYGTTRDSLDVFYPKNNCMLVDTPGVRKRSKLVDSLDFYSMIRTIKTIEYTDICFLLIDAMQGWESQDSYLFRVAEKNNKGIIILINKCDLLKQQNNYSFFMKNLEIFIRHKISPFYNVPILFISAKNRDGLSNIFPIAQRILEMRKKKLKTNMLNNIMLPILKKYPPPSIKHKRIYIKYCTQSTTSATPKFIFFSNYPHLIKQSYKRFTEKKIRYHFDFIGVPITILFIKNK from the coding sequence ATGAGTTATGTGGTATCGATAGTTGGACGTCCAAATGTAGGAAAATCTACATTATTCAATCGTCTTGTAGGAAGAAAAAAATCAGTAGTCCATGCAAATAGTGGAGTAACAAGAGATAGAGTTTATGGTAACTTGCAATGGAATGGAATTAATTTTAATATCATAGATACTGGTGGATATCCAGATTATCATTATCCAGATAAAGATAGTCATGATAAAAAATTTTTAATTTTACTGCAAACAGAAATAAAAAAACAAATATTAATAGCAATTCAAGAATCTGATGTAGTCTTATTTGTAGTTGATATCACAATTGGCATTTTAGATACTGATATTATAATTTCACAATTGTTAAGAAAAAGTAACAAATCAATTGTATTAGTAGTAAATAAAGTAGATAAAGGAAACAATATGTATTCTGATACAGATTTTTTTCGTTTAGGATTTGTTTCTTATTATTGTATATCTTCTATCAATGGAAGTGGAATAGGAGAATTATTAGAAAAATTAATAGAAATATATTTAGAAAAATATAATAATAAAATTCAAGAAAATCAATTAAACATTCCAAATTTTGCTATTATAGGTCGTCCAAATGTGGGCAAATCTACATTAATTAATTCTTTTTTAGAAAAATATCATAATATAGTTACTCCTTTTTATGGAACTACTAGGGATAGTTTAGATGTTTTTTATCCAAAAAATAATTGTATGTTAGTAGATACACCAGGAGTCAGAAAAAGATCTAAACTTGTTGATAGTTTAGATTTTTATTCTATGATAAGGACTATAAAAACGATTGAATATACAGATATATGTTTTCTTTTGATAGATGCAATGCAAGGATGGGAATCACAGGATAGTTACCTATTTAGGGTTGCGGAAAAAAATAATAAAGGAATCATTATTCTTATTAATAAATGTGATTTATTAAAACAACAAAATAATTATTCTTTTTTTATGAAAAATTTAGAAATTTTCATTAGACACAAAATTTCACCATTTTATAATGTTCCAATTTTATTTATTTCTGCAAAAAATAGAGATGGATTATCTAATATATTTCCTATAGCTCAACGCATTTTAGAAATGCGTAAAAAAAAATTAAAAACCAATATGTTAAATAATATTATGTTACCAATTCTAAAAAAATATCCGCCACCTTCTATAAAACACAAAAGGATTTACATTAAATATTGTACTCAATCCACAACGTCTGCTACTCCTAAATTTATTTTTTTCTCTAATTATCCACATTTAATAAAACAATCTTACAAAAGATTTACTGAAAAAAAAATACGATATCATTTTGATTTTATAGGAGTACCAATAACAATTTTATTCATAAAAAATAAATAA
- the ruvA gene encoding Holliday junction branch migration protein RuvA: MITHLRGKLIEKNQSNLIIDCNGVGYYIYISVYTYSSLSEQTNGKEIIIYTYLFTKEHKQLLYGFFDKIERTMFSHLISVNGIGPSSAINLLSSLTTNEIEMSIYQEDTEKFRTIKGIGNKTAKRIIIELKDKLGPVIITPKTPNEYQYKQQEALRALITLGFSHQESKTVLAHVINKNPELDLENIIKESLKKL; this comes from the coding sequence GTGATAACACATTTAAGAGGAAAATTAATAGAAAAAAATCAATCTAATTTAATTATAGATTGTAACGGAGTTGGATATTATATATATATATCTGTATATACTTATTCTTCTTTGTCAGAACAAACAAATGGTAAAGAAATTATCATATATACTTATCTTTTTACGAAAGAACATAAACAGTTATTGTATGGTTTTTTTGATAAGATAGAAAGAACAATGTTCTCACATCTAATTTCAGTGAATGGAATTGGTCCAAGTTCAGCTATAAATTTATTATCTTCCTTAACTACCAATGAGATCGAAATGTCTATATATCAAGAAGATACAGAAAAATTTAGAACAATTAAAGGAATTGGAAATAAAACTGCAAAAAGAATAATTATAGAACTGAAAGATAAACTGGGACCAGTAATTATTACTCCAAAAACCCCAAATGAATATCAATACAAACAACAAGAAGCTTTAAGAGCTTTAATAACACTTGGGTTTTCTCATCAAGAATCTAAAACAGTTTTGGCTCATGTTATAAATAAAAATCCAGAATTGGATTTAGAAAATATTATCAAGGAATCTTTAAAAAAATTGTAA